The Chryseobacterium wanjuense genome includes a window with the following:
- a CDS encoding AraC family transcriptional regulator, translated as MGLINSLPDIDKNDKSVFVMHEKSEKLIPVHRHTKGQLSYVEGGIAYITINNRTYVVPARHFFWIPQGLEHILQIGHSATVLRSLYFFAHDDLSDPFFSRLGIYPATELLIQMIKYTEIWDERHVISTDENFEFLVALKKILPKTHQQPLPIILPATKNKMTRNIVSYLECTIEEKHSLASISKKFGLSERSLSRLFKTDLDISFLQYLKTLRIIKAIELLLNTNKSINEIAYNVGYNSVSSFSDTFREFTRSRPSDLRKLNN; from the coding sequence ATGGGATTAATTAATTCACTACCAGATATTGATAAGAACGATAAAAGTGTATTTGTAATGCATGAAAAATCTGAAAAATTGATCCCGGTTCATAGACATACCAAAGGACAACTTAGTTATGTTGAAGGAGGTATCGCTTATATTACTATAAATAATCGGACATATGTTGTTCCCGCAAGACATTTCTTCTGGATTCCGCAGGGTTTGGAACATATTTTACAAATTGGTCATTCTGCAACAGTATTACGATCATTATATTTCTTTGCTCATGACGATTTGTCTGATCCTTTTTTCAGTCGTCTTGGTATTTATCCTGCCACAGAACTTTTAATACAAATGATCAAGTATACTGAAATATGGGATGAGAGACATGTAATATCTACTGATGAAAATTTTGAATTTTTAGTAGCATTAAAAAAAATTCTACCCAAAACCCATCAACAACCCTTGCCCATTATTCTTCCTGCCACCAAAAACAAGATGACTAGGAATATTGTTTCTTATCTTGAATGTACAATAGAAGAAAAACACAGTCTTGCTAGTATAAGTAAAAAATTTGGATTGAGTGAACGCTCTCTATCGCGTCTTTTTAAAACAGATTTGGATATTTCTTTTCTCCAATACTTAAAAACTTTAAGAATTATTAAGGCCATTGAACTTCTTCTTAATACAAATAAGTCCATTAATGAAATTGCATATAACGTGGGTTATAATTCTGTAAGCTCATTTAGTGATACTTTCCGCGAATTTACCAGATCGAGACCTTCAGATTTAAGGAAATTAAATAATTGA
- a CDS encoding alpha/beta fold hydrolase, which translates to MKSIIIFIFIIFFSNNLVFSQTSERKFVSINNKKMAYKVFGLEDRKDNEPVVVFEAGLGSGGGGYGGLLSFVQKKFAGIVYDRNGIADSEIDTSLKTDADVIKRLHDLLTKLEIKPPYLLVGHSIGGPFIRLYASIYPNDVCGLFFIDPTDFMLTQAEDDKVKLSTLSKTGYRELFIKNYDYILKDTSISNGFRFEVEREKNESTPVFFKRYTSLSPLKDIPITVMISYNKHIEDYEIEMNKNLNLGINLIPWWKELDYLRIDHYAEMIKNNQHSRLILLPLYSHGIHQQDPKIVAEALIETYENCLSSTKNKK; encoded by the coding sequence ATGAAATCAATAATAATTTTTATATTCATAATTTTCTTTTCAAATAACTTGGTCTTTTCGCAAACATCTGAAAGAAAATTTGTATCAATTAACAATAAAAAAATGGCATATAAAGTTTTCGGTCTTGAAGACAGAAAAGACAATGAGCCAGTTGTAGTTTTTGAAGCAGGACTTGGTTCTGGCGGCGGCGGTTATGGTGGTTTACTTTCATTCGTTCAAAAAAAATTTGCAGGTATTGTTTATGATAGAAACGGAATTGCAGACTCTGAAATCGATACTTCCCTAAAAACTGATGCAGACGTAATAAAAAGACTTCACGATTTATTAACAAAATTAGAAATTAAGCCGCCTTATTTATTGGTAGGTCATTCCATTGGTGGACCTTTTATTCGATTATATGCCTCAATTTATCCGAATGATGTCTGCGGTTTGTTCTTCATAGATCCAACAGATTTTATGCTAACGCAGGCAGAAGATGATAAAGTAAAATTAAGCACTTTGAGCAAGACGGGGTACAGAGAATTATTTATAAAAAACTACGATTATATACTAAAAGACACCTCAATCTCAAATGGATTTAGATTTGAAGTTGAAAGGGAAAAGAATGAAAGTACACCTGTATTCTTTAAAAGATACACATCTTTATCACCACTCAAAGATATTCCCATAACCGTAATGATTTCTTATAATAAGCATATAGAAGATTATGAAATAGAAATGAATAAAAATTTGAACTTGGGTATCAATCTAATTCCTTGGTGGAAAGAATTAGATTATCTTAGAATTGATCATTATGCGGAAATGATAAAAAATAACCAACACAGTAGATTGATTTTATTGCCACTTTACAGTCACGGAATCCATCAACAAGATCCAAAAATTGTGGCAGAAGCATTAATTGAAACATATGAAAATTGTCTATCTTCAACTAAAAATAAAAAATAG
- a CDS encoding tyrosine-protein phosphatase, with protein MKKIVLALAIAAFGATANAQIKDSLRRVVKMEGAYNFRDTGGYKTTDGKEVALGKVFRSDAIDKLTDKDLKTFKAKKIVTVVDFRGVKEAKKAQDRLPENTSYILCPAGSNNLPTAQDMAKLLKDKNFLFDMYGDGGIPYFGERYRSLFVQLLTLKPDEALLFHCTGGRDRTGMASALFLKVLGVPQDMIENDYVASNFYLAKNPTMKTMYSGLSKMSGMTETEIKQQMELRPELIRNFFAAINKKYGSVENFFQVEMGIGPREITVLKEKYLK; from the coding sequence ATGAAAAAAATAGTATTAGCATTGGCAATTGCCGCTTTTGGAGCAACAGCAAATGCACAAATTAAAGACAGTCTTCGCAGAGTGGTAAAAATGGAAGGGGCATATAATTTCAGAGATACGGGAGGCTATAAAACAACTGATGGAAAAGAAGTGGCTTTGGGGAAAGTTTTCAGAAGTGATGCCATTGACAAGCTTACTGATAAAGATTTAAAAACCTTTAAGGCTAAAAAAATCGTTACTGTTGTAGATTTCAGAGGGGTTAAAGAAGCCAAAAAAGCACAGGACAGGCTTCCGGAAAATACAAGCTATATTCTTTGTCCGGCAGGTAGTAATAATCTTCCGACTGCTCAGGATATGGCAAAATTACTGAAAGACAAAAACTTCCTTTTTGATATGTATGGCGATGGCGGAATTCCATATTTCGGGGAAAGATACAGATCTTTATTTGTTCAATTATTAACGTTAAAACCCGATGAAGCATTACTTTTTCATTGTACGGGCGGTCGAGACAGAACAGGGATGGCGTCCGCTTTATTTTTGAAAGTTCTGGGGGTTCCACAAGATATGATTGAAAACGATTATGTCGCTTCTAATTTTTATTTAGCCAAAAATCCGACTATGAAAACCATGTATTCCGGACTATCCAAAATGTCGGGAATGACAGAAACAGAAATCAAACAGCAAATGGAACTGAGACCTGAATTAATAAGAAACTTTTTCGCAGCGATTAACAAAAAATATGGAAGTGTAGAAAATTTTTTTCAGGTCGAAATGGGGATCGGACCAAGAGAGATTACAGTTTTGAAAGAGAAATATTTGAAATAG
- a CDS encoding TonB-dependent receptor, producing the protein MNNSIGFSKQKSRIIQISAFFLMASFGTIHAQTIKGTVVGKTNGALPGANISIVDAEAKAVSSLDGDFNLLSPQLGEINIKVEYIGYETKIFPVTIKEGTNDIGYITIAPEEKKNKDKVKDIEQVVISKPNALTQAKAYEIKKNNNAIMEVIAADAIGKLPDRNAAEAVQRVQGVAVARYHGEADQATVRGTPFSWTSALFNGNRLPSANVLGNRSFVLDVIPSELIQFVQVSKAVTPDMDGDAIGGSINFITRTAPAKKTLSISGAGGYNTFSQNATYNGSIVYGDRFFKNKLGVILSGAIWDRQWGADSFDVTYNTGLANDDQKKSISTIMMKRYMGTRRTIGLNGGLEYKFNANNKIYFRGMFNKFDDIRPVYESYVDYTNSRYQYNFRYSHYQTELYGMELGGEHSLSSKLNIDWMLSDYQAKYFLDTPPTNDIKGLPIATFRQKITGGFANLSNDGKRYWGFDSPNGIGGEYLDYSSDAANPNEVMGANKLLLSQLVIAKLDNNERDKIARVNLKYDINPNISLKIGAKYREKDRNSTYGYTAVFLPNASLGIPNSPALLTLSQLTTNEPPKGTTFLNGMNGDYSQYIMNPPTKDQLFQMYSPEFLQKNGFKDFSNAETNATSVYTGEENVFAAYAMAEIKASDKFKIIGGFRNETTRLTLNGAKATKSGTPAATVISESIVESNYNAFLPMLHLRYNFSPKANVRFAYTRSFIRPNFGDMSPGSSIDNTSNPNKITRGNPDLQPTFSHNFDMMGEYYFNNIGILSGGVFYKKISDIVFSDTSMMNLNGTDYMVTQAKNLQDSNLLGFEMGINKRLDFLPGFWSGFGVEFNYTFIDSSVDVPRTANGVQYFDKTTLPNQSKNLFNAILYYESNKVMVRLAGNYRGKSVETINQNLGPNYYIWSDKNFTIDFSASYDISKKVKLFIELNNLSNESLRLYMGDNKKRITSNEWYGSRGQMGVRWQIF; encoded by the coding sequence ATGAATAATTCTATTGGTTTTTCAAAACAAAAATCTCGAATCATACAGATTTCTGCATTTTTCCTGATGGCTTCTTTTGGAACCATTCATGCACAGACTATTAAAGGTACTGTGGTCGGCAAAACAAACGGAGCGCTTCCGGGAGCTAATATTTCGATTGTAGATGCCGAGGCTAAAGCTGTTTCATCATTAGACGGAGATTTTAATCTTCTTTCACCCCAATTAGGCGAAATAAACATCAAAGTTGAATATATCGGCTATGAAACGAAAATCTTCCCGGTCACAATAAAAGAAGGAACCAACGATATCGGTTATATCACTATTGCTCCCGAAGAAAAGAAAAACAAGGATAAAGTAAAAGATATTGAGCAGGTCGTGATTTCAAAGCCTAATGCTTTAACACAGGCCAAAGCTTATGAAATCAAGAAAAATAATAATGCTATCATGGAAGTTATTGCTGCCGATGCGATTGGAAAACTTCCGGACAGAAATGCTGCAGAAGCTGTACAAAGAGTTCAGGGAGTGGCTGTTGCAAGGTATCACGGTGAAGCAGATCAGGCGACCGTTCGCGGAACTCCTTTTTCCTGGACTTCTGCATTGTTCAACGGAAATCGTCTTCCCAGCGCGAATGTTTTAGGAAACAGATCTTTTGTTTTGGATGTTATTCCTTCCGAACTGATTCAGTTTGTGCAGGTTTCAAAAGCCGTTACACCTGATATGGACGGTGATGCGATCGGTGGAAGTATCAATTTTATTACAAGAACTGCTCCTGCAAAGAAAACATTAAGTATAAGTGGCGCGGGAGGGTATAATACTTTCTCTCAAAATGCAACGTATAATGGCTCAATTGTTTACGGAGACCGTTTTTTCAAAAATAAATTGGGAGTGATTCTTTCCGGTGCAATTTGGGACAGACAATGGGGAGCAGATTCATTTGATGTGACTTACAATACGGGCTTAGCAAATGATGATCAGAAAAAATCCATCAGCACGATCATGATGAAACGATATATGGGAACGAGAAGAACGATCGGTCTGAATGGTGGACTGGAATATAAATTTAATGCCAATAATAAAATTTATTTCCGTGGAATGTTTAATAAGTTTGATGATATTCGTCCTGTTTACGAATCTTATGTAGATTATACCAACAGCCGTTATCAGTACAATTTTAGGTATTCTCACTATCAGACAGAATTATACGGAATGGAATTGGGCGGTGAACACAGCTTGTCTTCAAAATTAAATATCGACTGGATGCTAAGCGATTATCAGGCAAAATATTTTCTTGATACCCCGCCGACTAATGATATTAAAGGACTTCCGATTGCGACTTTCAGACAAAAAATAACGGGAGGATTTGCCAATTTATCAAACGACGGAAAACGATATTGGGGCTTCGATTCACCCAATGGAATAGGAGGTGAGTACCTGGATTACAGCTCTGATGCAGCCAATCCGAATGAAGTGATGGGTGCAAATAAATTATTGCTTTCTCAATTGGTTATTGCAAAATTGGACAATAATGAAAGAGATAAAATCGCCAGAGTTAATTTAAAATATGATATAAATCCGAATATTTCATTAAAAATTGGAGCAAAATACCGTGAAAAAGACAGAAACAGTACGTATGGATACACCGCAGTTTTCCTTCCAAATGCATCTTTAGGAATTCCGAATTCTCCAGCTTTGCTGACGTTGTCTCAATTAACAACAAATGAGCCACCAAAAGGAACCACTTTCCTCAATGGTATGAATGGAGATTACAGCCAGTACATCATGAATCCGCCGACAAAAGATCAGCTTTTTCAGATGTATTCTCCAGAATTTTTGCAGAAGAATGGTTTTAAAGATTTTTCAAATGCAGAAACCAATGCAACAAGTGTTTACACAGGAGAAGAAAATGTCTTTGCAGCGTACGCAATGGCTGAAATCAAAGCAAGCGATAAGTTCAAAATCATCGGAGGTTTCAGAAATGAAACCACAAGATTAACTTTAAACGGAGCAAAAGCAACCAAATCAGGAACTCCCGCCGCAACAGTAATCAGTGAATCTATTGTGGAAAGTAACTATAATGCTTTTCTTCCGATGCTTCATTTACGGTATAATTTTTCACCAAAAGCAAATGTAAGGTTTGCTTATACCAGATCATTCATCAGACCGAATTTCGGAGATATGTCTCCGGGATCGAGCATTGACAATACTTCAAACCCGAACAAAATTACAAGGGGAAATCCTGATCTGCAGCCGACTTTCAGTCATAATTTTGACATGATGGGTGAATATTATTTCAACAATATAGGTATTCTTTCAGGAGGTGTCTTTTACAAAAAAATCTCAGACATTGTATTTTCAGATACCTCTATGATGAATCTTAACGGAACCGATTATATGGTCACCCAAGCGAAAAATCTTCAGGATTCCAATTTGTTAGGATTTGAGATGGGGATCAATAAACGTCTTGATTTTTTACCGGGATTCTGGAGCGGTTTTGGAGTTGAATTTAATTATACATTCATCGATTCAAGCGTTGATGTTCCGAGAACAGCAAATGGAGTTCAGTATTTTGATAAAACCACGCTTCCGAATCAGTCTAAAAATCTTTTCAACGCGATTCTTTATTATGAAAGCAATAAAGTAATGGTACGACTTGCAGGAAATTACAGAGGAAAATCTGTGGAAACAATTAATCAAAATTTAGGTCCTAATTATTATATCTGGTCTGATAAAAATTTTACAATCGATTTTTCGGCAAGTTATGACATCAGCAAAAAAGTGAAATTATTCATTGAGTTAAACAACCTGAGCAACGAAAGTTTAAGACTTTATATGGGCGACAACAAAAAAAGAATAACATCAAACGAATGGTACGGAAGCAGAGGGCAAATGGGGGTTCGTTGGCAAATATTTTAA